One window of the Gambusia affinis linkage group LG13, SWU_Gaff_1.0, whole genome shotgun sequence genome contains the following:
- the rasgrp3 gene encoding ras guanyl-releasing protein 3 isoform X1: MGSSTLGKAASLDALLVECIQAFDDNGDLHANLLPRTMLLMHRWYVTSSELAGKLLMMYRDGKEDGCRMTRLKICYFMRFWIVTFPAEFNLDLGLIQITEEFREAAAQLGCEEHFKLIDISAIPSYDWMRKLTQRKKQAKKGKASLLFDHLEPVELAEHLTFLEFKSIRRISFTDYQSYVIHGCLVENPTLERSIALFNGISQWVQLMVLSKLTPQTRAEVIAKYIHVAQKLLHLQNFNTLMAVVGGLSHSSISRLKETHAYLAPEVLKIWSEMTELVSSNNNYSNYRKAFNECRGFKIPILGVHLKDLIAVHVVFPDWVGDGTMVNLVKMHQLYMTFNELVSLQSVVSQVEPNMDLIYLLTLSLDLYYTEDEIYELSLLREPRNPKSQPTSPTTPNKPLAPLDWASGVTTKPDPSVVSKHIRKLVESVFRNYDHDHDGYISQEDFESIAANFPFLDSFCVLDKDQDGLISKDEMVAYFLRANPLLQCKMGPGFIHNFQEMNYLKPTFCEHCAGFLWGIIKQGYKCKDCGVNCHKQCRELLVLACRKLIRSGSVSSGSPARLTHSSLPNSPTLPTCKDEDDVFEFPAVAPAGPAPDPQSITLMTGSAQRISVRLQRATTSQATQTEPLWSDLGWGSADSGSHTFPKMKYRTPRKASKSPGVASWETHSNGQQHGVSTQNYLTCQNKPGDCEGRNGETNTMELTWPQQ; this comes from the exons ATGGGATCCTCCACTCTGGGCAAGGCGGCTTCTCTCGATGCGCTGCTAGTTGAATGCATTCAAGCATTCG ATGATAACGGTGATCTCCATGCCAACCTACTCCCTCGTACCATGCTGCTAATGCATCGCTGGTATGTTACATCCTCTGAGCTGGCAGGAAAACTACTAATGAT GTACCGTGATGGCAAAGAAGACGGCTGCAGGATGACCAGGCTGAAGATTTGCTATTTCATGag GTTCTGGATAGTGACCTTCCCTGCAGAGTTCAACCTGGACTTGGGACTGATCCAGATCACAGAGGAGTTCAGGGAGGCGGCTGCTCAGCTTGGTTGTGAGGAGCATTTTAAACTCATCGACATCTCAGCCAT CCCATCATATGATTGGATGCGGAAGTTGACCCAGAGGAAGAAACAAGCCAAGAAAGGGAAAGCATCACTGCTGTTTGACCACTTGGAGCCTGTGGAGCTGGCCGAGCATCTCACCTTCCTGGAGTTCAAGTCCATCCGGAGGATATCG TTCACTGACTATCAGAGCTACGTGATCCATGGTTGCCTTGTGGAAAATCCAACTCTGGAGCGCTCCATCGCTCTCTTCAACGGCATCTCACAGTGGGTCCAGCTGATGGTGCTCAGCAAACTCACACCACAGACCCGAGCAGAGGTCATCGCCAAATACATCCACGTGGCTCAG AAACTGCTGCATCTTCAGAACTTCAACACTCTGATGGCGGTGGTGGGAGGCCTGAGCCACAGCTCGATCTCTCGACTAAAAGAAACTCATGCTTACCTGGCGCCAGAAGTTCTGAAG ATTTGGAGCGAGATGACAGAGCTGGTCTCTTCCAACAACAACTACTCCAACTACAGAAAGGCCTTCAATGAATGCAGAGGGTTTAAGATCCCCATCCTGGGGGTTCACCTGAAGGATCTGATCGCGGTGCACGTCGTGTTTCCTGACTGGGTCGGTGACGGCACCATGGTGAACCTGGTGAAAATGCATCAGCTGTACATGACGTTCAATGAGCTGGTGTCACTACAGAGTGTGGTATCCCAAGTGGAGCCCAACATGGACCTCATTTACCTTCTGACG ctttctcTTGACCTTTATTACACAGAAGATGAGATTTATGAGCTGTCGTTGCTAAGGGAACCACGTAACCCAAAATCGCAG CCTACATCTCCAACTACTCCCAACAAACCTTTGGCCCCACTGGACTGGGCCTCTGGGGTTACCACCAAACCAGATCCTTCTGTGGTCAGTAAGCACATTCGCAAACTAGTAGAA TCTGTTTTCAGGAATTATGACCATGACCATGATGGCTATATATCACAAGAAGACTTTGAGAGTATTGCAGCTAATTTCCCATTTCTGGACTCATTCTGCGTTTTGGATAAAGATCA AGACGGATTAATCAGCAAGGATGAGATGGTCGCGTATTTCCTCCGGGCCAACCCTCTGCTCCAGTGTAAGATGGGACCAGGATTCATTCACAACTTTCAGGAGATGAACTATCTGAAGCCGACCTTCTGTGAACATTGTGCTGGATTC CTGTGGGGAATCATCAAACAGGGATACAAGTGCAAAG ACTGTGGTGTTAACTGTCATAAACAATGTCGGGAACTGCTGGTTCTGGCCTGCAGGAAACTGATTCGCTCCGGCTCTGTAAGCAGCGGCTCTCCAGCCAGACTGACCCACAGCTCTCTGCCCAACAGCCCAACGCTGCCCACCTGCAAAG ACGAGGACGATGTGTTTGAGTTCCCAGCTGTGGCCCCGGCAGGTCCAGCTCCGGATCCTCAGTCCATCACCCTGATGACCGGCTCGGCTCAAAGGATATCTGTGCGCCTGCAGAGGGCCACCACCAGCCAAGCCACACAGACCGAGCCCCTGTGGTCTGATCTGGGCTGGGGGTCCGCAGACAGCGGCTCACACACGTTTCCTAAAATGAAGTACAGGACTCCCAGAAAAGCGTCTAAAAGTCCAGGTGTTGCCAGCTGGGAAACCCACAGTAATGGACAGCAGCACGGAGTTTCCACTCAGAACTATCTGACTTGTCAGAACAAGCCCGGGGATTGTGAGGGACGGAACGGAGAAACAAACACGATGGAG CTGACTTGGCCACAGCAATGA
- the rasgrp3 gene encoding ras guanyl-releasing protein 3 isoform X2: MGSSTLGKAASLDALLVECIQAFDDNGDLHANLLPRTMLLMHRWYVTSSELAGKLLMMYRDGKEDGCRMTRLKICYFMRFWIVTFPAEFNLDLGLIQITEEFREAAAQLGCEEHFKLIDISAIPSYDWMRKLTQRKKQAKKGKASLLFDHLEPVELAEHLTFLEFKSIRRISFTDYQSYVIHGCLVENPTLERSIALFNGISQWVQLMVLSKLTPQTRAEVIAKYIHVAQKLLHLQNFNTLMAVVGGLSHSSISRLKETHAYLAPEVLKIWSEMTELVSSNNNYSNYRKAFNECRGFKIPILGVHLKDLIAVHVVFPDWVGDGTMVNLVKMHQLYMTFNELVSLQSVVSQVEPNMDLIYLLTLSLDLYYTEDEIYELSLLREPRNPKSQPTSPTTPNKPLAPLDWASGVTTKPDPSVVSKHIRKLVESVFRNYDHDHDGYISQEDFESIAANFPFLDSFCVLDKDQDGLISKDEMVAYFLRANPLLQCKMGPGFIHNFQEMNYLKPTFCEHCAGFLWGIIKQGYKCKDCGVNCHKQCRELLVLACRKLIRSGSVSSGSPARLTHSSLPNSPTLPTCKDEDDVFEFPAVAPAGPAPDPQSITLMTGSAQRISVRLQRATTSQATQTEPLWSDLGWGSADSGSHTFPKMKYRTPRKASKSPGVASWETHSNGQQHGVSTQNYLTCQNKPGDCEGRNGETNTMEDS; the protein is encoded by the exons ATGGGATCCTCCACTCTGGGCAAGGCGGCTTCTCTCGATGCGCTGCTAGTTGAATGCATTCAAGCATTCG ATGATAACGGTGATCTCCATGCCAACCTACTCCCTCGTACCATGCTGCTAATGCATCGCTGGTATGTTACATCCTCTGAGCTGGCAGGAAAACTACTAATGAT GTACCGTGATGGCAAAGAAGACGGCTGCAGGATGACCAGGCTGAAGATTTGCTATTTCATGag GTTCTGGATAGTGACCTTCCCTGCAGAGTTCAACCTGGACTTGGGACTGATCCAGATCACAGAGGAGTTCAGGGAGGCGGCTGCTCAGCTTGGTTGTGAGGAGCATTTTAAACTCATCGACATCTCAGCCAT CCCATCATATGATTGGATGCGGAAGTTGACCCAGAGGAAGAAACAAGCCAAGAAAGGGAAAGCATCACTGCTGTTTGACCACTTGGAGCCTGTGGAGCTGGCCGAGCATCTCACCTTCCTGGAGTTCAAGTCCATCCGGAGGATATCG TTCACTGACTATCAGAGCTACGTGATCCATGGTTGCCTTGTGGAAAATCCAACTCTGGAGCGCTCCATCGCTCTCTTCAACGGCATCTCACAGTGGGTCCAGCTGATGGTGCTCAGCAAACTCACACCACAGACCCGAGCAGAGGTCATCGCCAAATACATCCACGTGGCTCAG AAACTGCTGCATCTTCAGAACTTCAACACTCTGATGGCGGTGGTGGGAGGCCTGAGCCACAGCTCGATCTCTCGACTAAAAGAAACTCATGCTTACCTGGCGCCAGAAGTTCTGAAG ATTTGGAGCGAGATGACAGAGCTGGTCTCTTCCAACAACAACTACTCCAACTACAGAAAGGCCTTCAATGAATGCAGAGGGTTTAAGATCCCCATCCTGGGGGTTCACCTGAAGGATCTGATCGCGGTGCACGTCGTGTTTCCTGACTGGGTCGGTGACGGCACCATGGTGAACCTGGTGAAAATGCATCAGCTGTACATGACGTTCAATGAGCTGGTGTCACTACAGAGTGTGGTATCCCAAGTGGAGCCCAACATGGACCTCATTTACCTTCTGACG ctttctcTTGACCTTTATTACACAGAAGATGAGATTTATGAGCTGTCGTTGCTAAGGGAACCACGTAACCCAAAATCGCAG CCTACATCTCCAACTACTCCCAACAAACCTTTGGCCCCACTGGACTGGGCCTCTGGGGTTACCACCAAACCAGATCCTTCTGTGGTCAGTAAGCACATTCGCAAACTAGTAGAA TCTGTTTTCAGGAATTATGACCATGACCATGATGGCTATATATCACAAGAAGACTTTGAGAGTATTGCAGCTAATTTCCCATTTCTGGACTCATTCTGCGTTTTGGATAAAGATCA AGACGGATTAATCAGCAAGGATGAGATGGTCGCGTATTTCCTCCGGGCCAACCCTCTGCTCCAGTGTAAGATGGGACCAGGATTCATTCACAACTTTCAGGAGATGAACTATCTGAAGCCGACCTTCTGTGAACATTGTGCTGGATTC CTGTGGGGAATCATCAAACAGGGATACAAGTGCAAAG ACTGTGGTGTTAACTGTCATAAACAATGTCGGGAACTGCTGGTTCTGGCCTGCAGGAAACTGATTCGCTCCGGCTCTGTAAGCAGCGGCTCTCCAGCCAGACTGACCCACAGCTCTCTGCCCAACAGCCCAACGCTGCCCACCTGCAAAG ACGAGGACGATGTGTTTGAGTTCCCAGCTGTGGCCCCGGCAGGTCCAGCTCCGGATCCTCAGTCCATCACCCTGATGACCGGCTCGGCTCAAAGGATATCTGTGCGCCTGCAGAGGGCCACCACCAGCCAAGCCACACAGACCGAGCCCCTGTGGTCTGATCTGGGCTGGGGGTCCGCAGACAGCGGCTCACACACGTTTCCTAAAATGAAGTACAGGACTCCCAGAAAAGCGTCTAAAAGTCCAGGTGTTGCCAGCTGGGAAACCCACAGTAATGGACAGCAGCACGGAGTTTCCACTCAGAACTATCTGACTTGTCAGAACAAGCCCGGGGATTGTGAGGGACGGAACGGAGAAACAAACACGATGGAG GACAGCTGA